From a region of the Rathayibacter sp. VKM Ac-2804 genome:
- a CDS encoding carbohydrate ABC transporter permease: MTVTSIPTSAPGLVEPPKRQRRPVGGRDYIRIALWIALVFAVLIWAIPLVFMVFTSLKSEADIFSTPAFVPPWSPDFGNYVEALDRGNLLTAGGNSLIIALFKVPIGLFISAAAAFALARLRFRRQRLLMGVIALGAMVPIQVAIAPLFQVINGLGLLSSNVGIILPYIAFGLPYQTFILYGFFRQIPEEIDESARIDGAGNWRLFLTIILPLARPALAALFILDFVSTWNEYSIALALLQSQDSWTIPLALQGFQSQFTSSYGPLNAFTIMSVFPVLIVYLMFQRYFVEGAFAGAVKA, encoded by the coding sequence ATGACCGTCACGAGCATCCCGACCAGCGCGCCGGGCCTGGTCGAGCCGCCGAAGCGGCAGCGCCGTCCGGTCGGCGGGCGGGACTACATCCGCATCGCCCTGTGGATCGCGCTGGTCTTCGCCGTCCTGATCTGGGCGATCCCGCTGGTCTTCATGGTCTTCACCTCGCTGAAGAGCGAGGCGGACATCTTCAGCACCCCGGCCTTCGTGCCGCCGTGGTCGCCCGACTTCGGCAACTACGTCGAGGCACTGGACCGCGGCAACCTGCTCACCGCGGGCGGCAACAGCCTGATCATCGCGCTCTTCAAGGTGCCGATCGGTCTGTTCATCTCGGCGGCCGCCGCCTTCGCGCTGGCCCGGCTGCGGTTCCGCCGGCAGCGCCTGCTGATGGGGGTGATCGCGCTCGGCGCCATGGTGCCGATCCAGGTCGCGATCGCGCCGCTGTTCCAGGTGATCAACGGGCTCGGGCTGCTGAGCAGCAACGTGGGCATCATCCTGCCGTACATCGCGTTCGGCCTGCCGTACCAGACCTTCATCCTCTACGGCTTCTTCCGGCAGATCCCGGAGGAGATCGACGAGAGCGCGCGCATCGACGGCGCCGGCAACTGGCGGCTGTTCCTGACGATCATCCTGCCGCTGGCCCGCCCGGCGCTCGCCGCGCTGTTCATCCTCGACTTCGTCTCGACCTGGAACGAGTACTCCATCGCGCTCGCCCTGCTGCAGAGCCAGGACTCGTGGACGATCCCGCTCGCGCTGCAGGGCTTCCAGTCGCAGTTCACCAGCTCCTACGGGCCGCTGAACGCCTTCACCATCATGTCCGTCTTCCCCGTGCTGATCGTCTACCTGATGTTCCAGCGCTACTTCGTCGAGGGCGCCTTCGCCGGCGCCGTGAAGGCCTGA
- a CDS encoding DUF5605 domain-containing protein translates to MPHTTDTAERFSRETRLFEVLRDPRGHAIVERRLPGLVHSSILHTLHGYPIGLVVDTEESLGEAEREALLAEVAAIPTEEPAPVREQERYVEPSGDYETADVPLASAVVSAPATATVFGRVEIELRGPSHGNPFVDVALSAIVDGPGGSVRVPGFYDGDGVYRLRWMPEATGEYAWTTSSSARSLDGVTGSVSVTAALEGRHGPVRVADTFHFAHADGTRHRPLGTTSYAWTHQGDELEERTLAALATAPFTKMRMCVFPKSYLFNENEPERYPFEASPATGFDWQRFDPEFWAHLEQRIEQLGELGIEADLILFHAYDRWGFSTMDAVADDRYVRYAVARLASFANVWWSLANEYDLLFEKTEEDWERFASIVVEDDPSRHLLSIHNCREFYDHSRPWITHASIQRQDVYKTAEMTTEWRRWGKPVVIDECAYEGDIDQGWGNITGEELVRRFWEGALRGGYVGHGETYVHPDDVLWWSKGGELRGTSPARIAFLESVLAEGPERGLEPIPLDWDVPRAGVEGEYYLYYFGFDRPTYRRFLLEPDVSYTVDVLDTWAMTVERLPGTYSGRFRIDLPGREHIAVRLQRAH, encoded by the coding sequence GTGCCGCACACCACCGACACCGCCGAGCGGTTCTCGCGCGAGACGCGCCTGTTCGAGGTCCTCCGCGACCCGCGCGGGCACGCGATCGTCGAGCGCCGCCTCCCCGGGCTGGTGCACTCCTCGATCCTGCACACCCTGCACGGCTATCCGATCGGCCTCGTCGTCGACACCGAGGAGTCGCTCGGCGAGGCGGAGCGCGAGGCGCTGCTCGCCGAGGTCGCCGCGATCCCGACGGAGGAGCCGGCGCCGGTCCGCGAGCAGGAGCGGTACGTCGAGCCCTCCGGCGACTACGAGACCGCGGACGTCCCGCTCGCGTCGGCCGTCGTCTCCGCGCCCGCCACCGCCACCGTCTTCGGGCGCGTCGAGATCGAGCTGCGCGGCCCGTCGCACGGCAACCCGTTCGTCGACGTCGCGCTCTCGGCGATCGTCGACGGGCCGGGCGGCTCGGTGCGCGTGCCCGGCTTCTACGACGGCGACGGCGTGTACCGCCTGCGCTGGATGCCCGAGGCGACCGGCGAGTACGCCTGGACCACCTCGAGCAGCGCCCGCTCGCTCGACGGCGTCACCGGCTCCGTCTCGGTGACCGCGGCGCTCGAGGGGCGCCACGGCCCGGTGCGGGTGGCCGACACCTTCCACTTCGCGCACGCCGACGGCACCCGCCACCGCCCGCTGGGCACCACCTCCTACGCCTGGACGCACCAGGGCGACGAGCTGGAGGAGCGCACGCTCGCCGCGCTCGCCACCGCGCCGTTCACGAAGATGCGGATGTGCGTCTTCCCGAAGTCGTACCTCTTCAACGAGAACGAGCCCGAGCGCTACCCGTTCGAGGCCTCGCCGGCGACGGGGTTCGACTGGCAGCGCTTCGATCCGGAGTTCTGGGCGCACCTGGAGCAGCGGATCGAGCAGCTGGGCGAGCTCGGGATCGAGGCGGACCTCATCCTCTTCCACGCCTACGACCGCTGGGGCTTCTCGACGATGGACGCTGTCGCCGACGACCGCTACGTGCGCTACGCCGTGGCGCGGCTCGCCTCGTTCGCGAACGTCTGGTGGTCGCTCGCGAACGAGTACGACCTGCTGTTCGAGAAGACCGAGGAGGACTGGGAGCGCTTCGCGAGCATCGTCGTCGAGGACGACCCGTCGCGGCACCTGCTCTCGATCCACAACTGCCGCGAGTTCTACGACCACTCCCGCCCGTGGATCACGCACGCCAGCATCCAGCGGCAGGACGTCTACAAGACGGCCGAGATGACGACCGAGTGGCGCCGCTGGGGCAAGCCGGTCGTCATCGACGAGTGCGCCTACGAGGGCGACATCGACCAGGGCTGGGGCAACATCACCGGCGAGGAGCTGGTGCGGCGGTTCTGGGAGGGCGCGCTGCGCGGCGGCTACGTCGGGCACGGCGAGACGTACGTGCACCCGGACGACGTGCTCTGGTGGTCGAAGGGCGGCGAGCTGCGCGGGACGAGTCCCGCGCGCATCGCCTTCCTGGAGTCGGTGCTGGCCGAGGGACCCGAGCGCGGGCTCGAGCCGATCCCGCTCGACTGGGACGTGCCGCGCGCCGGCGTCGAAGGCGAGTACTACCTCTACTACTTCGGCTTCGACCGGCCGACCTACCGCCGCTTCCTGCTCGAGCCCGACGTCTCGTACACGGTCGATGTGCTCGACACCTGGGCCATGACGGTCGAGCGCCTGCCCGGCACCTACTCGGGCCGCTTCCGCATCGACCTGCCGGGCCGCGAGCACATCGCGGTGCGCCTGCAGCGCGCGCACTGA